Genomic segment of Candidatus Cloacimonadota bacterium:
ATTGTGCCGATGATATATAGGTTTGAGGGAACGGAAAACATCTTTTTGCTATAGGGCAGAGTAACTTCCAAAGCTTCCTCTTTTCCCGCACGTTTATCTTTTTCAATCAGAGTGATGAGTTCACCAAAAATCTGAGAGATGTTGCCGCGATTGATTTCGTCGATGATGAGGACAAAATTATCTTCAGCAGAAGCTTCTGAAAACTCGCCATCTGGATTATCAAAGCTGACACCGACCGATTTCGCCACAGCGTCACAAAGCGTTTTAAATATCCCGGGCAAAACTTCGTAGCTGATGTTGTTTTCCTGTGCATCAGTGGTGACAGGCTTGATTCCCTCTATAAAATCCTCATAGCCCATACTTTGGTGAAAGGTGCAAAACACAATTCTGCCACCATTTACAAGCTCTTGATAACGGTTTTTCACTTGGGGACGCGTTCTGGCTTCCTCCATAAATTCCGGGTCGGCAATCTCTATGGCTATATTTATGGAGTTGTAAGTCTTGCCTGTGCCGGGAGGTCCATAGAGGATTTGGTTCAGAGGGTAGCGTGGTTTTTGTGATGATCTATCGCTCTCATCTTCCGGTTCTGCTGGAAAGGAATCAAGAACCATCCTGCCATCCATCACAGCCAACAAACGCTCCCAATACCAGGTGAAACCGGGGTGTTCCGTGTGATAATCCGTGATGTCAGTCAAGGTTTTCACAACCAGATTTACGGACTCTCCTACTTCCCACTCGCCCTTCTTCAGCCAGAGAACTTCCCGAAATTTCTTATATTCCGCTCTGTCTGGTGAAAACTTGAAATCGGAAGTTACCTCTCCATATCCCAACAAAACTTTTTGACCCTTTTTGGCAATGACGATGTCGTCCACTTTCATCTCGCGCTTAAACTGCCAATTAGCCAAAGCATCATTGACTTTTCTTTTGTCACTTTCTCCGCTTTGCCTGATCAATTCTGCTTCAATCTCTTCTTTGCTTGCAAATTGGCTGAGGTCGCCCAAGCTATCCCAACCAATGGCGATGATGCCCTGCTGGGAAAATTCATCCCACTTTCTTCCATCTTCCCCGGGAGAAAAGATCCAATAGCGCCTGCCGCTGGTATTTGCCAGCCTTTCAAGAGCCTCATATTGCTCTTTGGTGGCACTGAAATTTGTGCCCTGCCGCCCAACTTTTAGTTCTTCAAGCTCTTTTACCTTGTCAACCTGTTCTTTGAGGATTGGTCTTTCCGCCAAATTATGGGTGATTTTAATGGCAACCCGGTTGTGTGGGATATTGTATGAATCATCCCTGTAGAATTCGCTCTCCTCCAAATCCCTCACTCCAATTTTAACATCACCGTCCACATCACCCAGGGCATAGCATCCGGCGTCATTTCCAGTCACCCAAAGGATTATTTTATCTCCGTTCGTGATGTTTTTTTCGTGACTGGTCACCCTCCAATTTGAGATGACCCCTTTTTTCAAGGCTCCCACAATATCAAAGATTTTTGGATTTCCCTGAAACACCCAAAATTTCGTCCCAACTTTCTGTGTGTTCCACTTCCATGCCACATAAGAAAGCTCTGGAAAAGGCATCTCCGTTTTCTCTCGGATACGCTCCAAAAGCGCCATATACTCCGTAAAAGTCTCAAATTCTGGATTGATACCCAGTTTTTGCTCCAGATATGGAATTGTCTGTCCGTCAATGCACAGATAATGTTCCGGATCAACCATAAATAGCGCTTCTGTCAGCTTGACCCTGCCCAGAGACAGAATTGTTAAAATATCTGCAAAATCGTCA
This window contains:
- a CDS encoding AAA domain-containing protein yields the protein MAEKSGFTWVQTHKEIAEYLKAMQERQPELISELKKAGVTSITDMDADGNYFDLDEMDPFSFFFYIYKYGQQMRLEVLQKLAGNLGVSIPSDTDGVPSAMAMKARVFPNKADRHQNEIMRLWDFFFKAISHQLADDDFADILTILSLGRVKLTEALFMVDPEHYLCIDGQTIPYLEQKLGINPEFETFTEYMALLERIREKTEMPFPELSYVAWKWNTQKVGTKFWVFQGNPKIFDIVGALKKGVISNWRVTSHEKNITNGDKIILWVTGNDAGCYALGDVDGDVKIGVRDLEESEFYRDDSYNIPHNRVAIKITHNLAERPILKEQVDKVKELEELKVGRQGTNFSATKEQYEALERLANTSGRRYWIFSPGEDGRKWDEFSQQGIIAIGWDSLGDLSQFASKEEIEAELIRQSGESDKRKVNDALANWQFKREMKVDDIVIAKKGQKVLLGYGEVTSDFKFSPDRAEYKKFREVLWLKKGEWEVGESVNLVVKTLTDITDYHTEHPGFTWYWERLLAVMDGRMVLDSFPAEPEDESDRSSQKPRYPLNQILYGPPGTGKTYNSINIAIEIADPEFMEEARTRPQVKNRYQELVNGGRIVFCTFHQSMGYEDFIEGIKPVTTDAQENNISYEVLPGIFKTLCDAVAKSVGVSFDNPDGEFSEASAEDNFVLIIDEINRGNISQIFGELITLIEKDKRAGKEEALEVTLPYSKKMFSVPSNLYIIGTMNTADRSVEALDTALRRRFTFKEFQPLYEIIGDDGTDLLARELCGYPLKEILKTLNNRIKILLDRDHQIGHSYFLGLENDEELMEVFNQNIIPLLQEYFYGDYARIGLVLGKGFVKKETLGEKDISNFEYDDVESLVKEIYQLVLFDKVDEFRAALETMMTT